The proteins below come from a single Zea mays cultivar B73 chromosome 8, Zm-B73-REFERENCE-NAM-5.0, whole genome shotgun sequence genomic window:
- the LOC103634933 gene encoding uncharacterized protein, translated as MHHERLRRSNAPTLERLQRHSNATSASAAPPNNSNATPALAAVELYCSQVHLILVSAAQDPLPLGPGHLHRRQDLRAGHRRRALRAGRRQGHADRRPEQEASYHRHPQEEDQAPARSVPTYLQIWTCSFVSSVDLNRKYPTTALSFFQ; from the exons ATGCACCACGAGCGCCTCCGCCGCTCCAACGCTCCAACGCTTGAGCGCCTCCAACGCCACTCCAACGCCACGAGCGCCTCCGCCGCTCCACCGAACAACTCCAACGCCACTCCAGCTCTTGCAGCAGTAGAACTCTACTGCAGCCAG GTACATTTGATTCTGGTTTCTGCCGCACAAGATCCGCTACCTCTTGGACCCGGACATCTACACCGACGGCAGGATCTCCGTGCAGGGCATCGACGCCGTGCTCTTCGCGCCGGACGACGCCAAGGCCACGCAGACCGTCGACCCGAACAGGAAGCCTCCTACCATCGTCACCCACAAGAAGAAGATCAAGCTCCGGCGAGGTCAGTACCTACCTACCTTCAGATCTGGACCTGCTCCTTTGTGTCCTCCGTCGACCTGAACAGGAAGTATCCCACCACCGCATTGTCCTTTTTTCAATAA
- the LOC100280975 gene encoding Translation machinery-associated protein 22-like has product MSAEKPAPVRVLYCGVCGLPAEYCEFGPDFERCKPWLRAHAPGVYPDDLVAASSSPGGGDKDVDKVGDRLQGVGISDGSTSAAGDASASKPQEAKRLPGGKLKKKEKQEVVIEKIVRNKRKCVTVVKGLELFGVKLSDASKKLGKKFATGASVVKGPTEKEQIDVQGDISYDIVEFITDTWPDVPESAIFFIEDGRKVPAA; this is encoded by the exons ATGTCGGCGGAGAAGCCGGCTCCCGTGCGCGTGCTCTACTGCGGCGTCTGCGGCCTCCCGGCCGAGTACTGCGAGTTCGGCCCCGACTTCGAGCGCTGCAAGCCCTGGCTGCGCGCGCACGCGCCCGGCGTCTACCCCGACGACCTTGTCGCCGCCTCCTCCTCACCCG gcggcggcgacaaggacgTCGACAAGGTCGGGGATCGCCTCCAGGGCGTCGGGATCTCCGACGGCTCCACCAGCGCCGCAG GGGATGCTTCCGCGTCTAAGCCCCAAGAGGCGAAACGCCTGCCTGGTGGTAAGCTCAAGAAAAAG GAGAAGCAAGAAGTGGTCATTGAGAAGATTGTCCGTAACAAGCGCAAATGTGTTACTGTGGTGAAAGGGCTTGAATTGTTTG GTGTAAAGCTTAGTGATGCTTCGAAGAAGCTTGGGAAGAAGTTTGCAACCGGAGCTTCTGTTGTTAAG GGCCCTACGGAGAAGGAGCAAATCGACGTACAAGGGGACATCTCATATGATATTGTGGAGTTCATTACAGATACATGGCCTGAT GTACCTGAGTCGGCCATTTTCTTCATTGAAGATGGAAGGAAGGTTCCTGCTGCTTGA